The Vibrio sp. SNU_ST1 genome has a segment encoding these proteins:
- a CDS encoding DUF294 nucleotidyltransferase-like domain-containing protein: protein MLMPDKFNMQHPPFDSLSDTEQLKLRSSLDVVYYRSQEVILESNRPSRHLHILIKGAVEERASSDGEIYAHYANDDIFDVRSQFEPHTKHQYIALEDTLSYLLPTDTFLELYHANGQFAAYFDSNLSTRKALIEAAQQQQNLAEFILTKVDDSIYHPPLILEPGQPINQVTQILKEQGLDSALVHLENEGLKAFGSCTLPYGIVTRTNLLHAVMLDNFPQDAPVGKIATFPVMHVNQGDFLFNAMITMTRNRVKRLMVCDGRNAVGMVDMTQILSAFSTHSHVLTLRIARSSSIEELAMASNKQRQLVESLLSNGIRTRFIMELISAVNEQIIEKAFELIIPPALHNHCCLIVLGSEGRGEQILKTDQDNALIIQDGLEWHQCQSAMNDLTHTLQQLGYPLCPGNVMVNNPKWVHSEQEWKQTLTRWVKKATPDTVMDIAIMADAHAVAGNRELLKPVKQHLNDLMLGQELILTEFCRPALNFSVPLTLFGNVKQSKSGLDIKQGGIFPIVHGVRALCLEHGVTVNNTFERIEQLVCKKVLEQSTADNLSEALKQFFKWRLTQRLSQQHSSNKINVKLMERADRDLLRHSLHVVKKFKQWLGYHYQIRD, encoded by the coding sequence TCTCAGGAGGTGATACTGGAATCAAATAGGCCGAGCAGACACCTGCACATCCTGATCAAAGGAGCCGTTGAAGAGCGCGCGAGCAGTGATGGTGAGATTTACGCACATTACGCCAATGACGATATTTTTGATGTGCGCAGCCAGTTTGAACCTCACACCAAACATCAATATATCGCGTTGGAAGATACATTAAGTTATCTGCTGCCAACCGATACCTTTCTCGAGCTTTACCACGCCAACGGCCAATTCGCCGCCTACTTTGATAGCAACCTATCAACACGAAAAGCACTGATTGAAGCCGCCCAGCAACAGCAAAATTTGGCCGAGTTCATATTGACTAAAGTGGATGACTCTATCTATCACCCACCACTGATTCTTGAACCGGGGCAACCCATCAACCAAGTGACTCAAATCCTAAAAGAGCAAGGCTTAGACTCGGCGCTGGTTCATTTGGAAAATGAGGGCCTAAAAGCTTTTGGATCATGTACCTTACCGTATGGGATCGTCACGAGAACCAATTTATTGCACGCTGTAATGCTCGATAACTTCCCACAGGACGCGCCCGTCGGCAAGATTGCAACATTTCCGGTGATGCACGTAAACCAAGGTGATTTCTTATTTAATGCCATGATTACCATGACCAGAAACCGGGTAAAAAGGTTGATGGTTTGTGATGGTCGAAATGCTGTTGGCATGGTAGATATGACACAGATCCTCAGTGCATTCTCCACCCACTCTCACGTGCTCACTTTGCGTATTGCGCGATCCAGCAGCATTGAAGAGCTGGCAATGGCCTCCAACAAACAGCGTCAATTGGTCGAGAGCTTACTCAGTAACGGCATTCGCACGCGCTTTATCATGGAATTGATTTCTGCGGTCAACGAACAGATCATAGAGAAGGCTTTTGAGCTCATCATTCCACCCGCACTGCATAATCATTGCTGTCTCATCGTGTTGGGTTCCGAAGGCCGTGGAGAACAAATTCTCAAAACCGATCAAGACAACGCGCTAATAATTCAAGATGGCTTGGAGTGGCACCAATGCCAGAGCGCCATGAACGACCTGACGCATACATTGCAGCAATTGGGCTATCCACTATGTCCGGGCAACGTGATGGTCAACAACCCCAAATGGGTGCATTCAGAACAAGAGTGGAAACAAACCCTCACCCGTTGGGTAAAAAAAGCCACGCCAGATACCGTGATGGATATCGCGATCATGGCGGATGCACACGCCGTTGCAGGTAATAGAGAGTTATTAAAACCCGTAAAGCAGCACCTCAATGATTTGATGCTCGGACAAGAATTGATTCTGACTGAATTCTGCCGACCGGCGCTGAACTTCTCAGTCCCCCTCACTCTATTTGGCAATGTTAAACAATCCAAGTCAGGGCTCGATATCAAACAAGGTGGTATTTTCCCTATCGTGCATGGTGTGAGGGCACTCTGTCTTGAGCATGGTGTCACGGTAAACAACACCTTCGAACGCATTGAACAGTTGGTCTGTAAGAAAGTGCTTGAGCAAAGTACCGCCGATAACCTTAGTGAAGCGCTCAAACAATTCTTTAAGTGGCGCTTAACCCAAAGGCTTTCGCAGCAGCACAGCAGTAACAAAATTAACGTCAAGCTGATGGAGCGAGCTGACAGAGATCTGCTTCGTCATAGCCTGCATGTGGTGAAGAAATTCAAGCAATGGCTTGGTTACCACTATCAGATACGGGATTAG